One genomic window of Sphingobacterium oryzagri includes the following:
- a CDS encoding MFS transporter encodes MVNWKTNLYTCWLGCFFTGIAISMVLPFLPLLVMKLGVNDNETLWSGLVFSITFLVSAIATPFWGKLSDRYGRKVMLLRASLGMSIVIFCQAFVSDVWQLLALRGIMGITSGYIPTAIALIGSQIPAERSGWGLSVLSTAQISGVLIGPLLGGFIADTVNISAVFISTSVLLIGSFFISMFLIKEDKQQAILPKEKEKTRVSWTKQVSSVRLIIALLFASMLIQVINSSINPILLLYVKKLDPLLDNLAFTSGVISAAPGFSALFAAPVLGKLGDRLGIPKILFAALLFTAVILFITFFATSVVQLGFLRFLLGFGEGALFPCIQSLLLQHTDRSIYGTVFGYNQSSIYIGNIVGPLIGSYIAMLFDFNYIFLIVAVLLIINAVNIYLAQRGVLDKANSPASS; translated from the coding sequence ATGGTCAATTGGAAGACAAATCTCTACACCTGTTGGTTGGGTTGCTTCTTTACCGGCATCGCCATCAGCATGGTTTTACCTTTTCTGCCATTGCTTGTGATGAAGCTTGGCGTAAACGACAACGAAACCCTTTGGTCCGGACTCGTTTTTAGCATTACCTTTTTAGTTTCGGCTATTGCCACGCCTTTTTGGGGAAAACTGTCTGACCGTTATGGTCGCAAGGTCATGCTGCTCCGCGCTTCATTGGGCATGAGCATTGTTATCTTTTGCCAGGCTTTTGTTAGCGATGTATGGCAGCTGCTCGCCTTGCGAGGCATTATGGGCATTACTTCGGGTTACATTCCCACGGCTATCGCCCTCATCGGCTCGCAAATACCAGCCGAGCGCAGCGGTTGGGGCTTAAGCGTATTGTCCACCGCGCAAATATCCGGCGTACTTATCGGACCTTTGCTGGGCGGTTTTATTGCCGATACGGTAAATATTTCTGCTGTTTTTATCAGCACATCTGTGTTACTTATCGGGAGCTTCTTTATCAGTATGTTTCTGATAAAAGAAGATAAACAACAAGCTATCCTCCCCAAAGAAAAAGAAAAAACACGGGTATCCTGGACCAAGCAAGTGAGCTCCGTTCGTTTAATTATTGCGTTGCTCTTCGCTTCTATGCTTATTCAAGTTATCAATAGCTCGATCAATCCTATATTGCTGCTTTATGTCAAGAAGCTCGACCCACTTTTAGATAACCTGGCTTTTACAAGCGGCGTCATCAGTGCTGCTCCGGGTTTTTCGGCTTTATTCGCTGCGCCCGTGCTCGGCAAGCTTGGCGACCGACTAGGCATTCCGAAAATATTGTTTGCCGCTTTACTCTTCACTGCAGTAATCCTATTTATCACGTTTTTTGCTACGTCAGTCGTGCAATTGGGCTTTCTTCGCTTCTTACTCGGTTTTGGAGAGGGCGCCTTATTTCCCTGCATACAAAGTCTGTTGCTTCAACATACGGATCGAAGTATTTACGGCACCGTATTCGGTTACAATCAATCGTCCATTTATATCGGCAATATTGTGGGGCCGCTTATAGGCTCCTATATCGCCATGCTGTTCGATTTCAATTACATCTTCCTCATCGTGGCGGTATTGCTGATTATCAATGCTGTCAATATCTATTTAGCTCAACGAGGCGTGTTAGATAAGGCCAACTCGCCTGCCAGCAGCTGA
- a CDS encoding RNA polymerase sigma factor → MNNRYTALDDKALVALINKGEHRAFEELFHRHKLVLYRHAYRMIADTELCNDIIQEVFLAVWAKHTQWTVSSTPLAYLYQAVRNKVLDHISHEKVVSRYMHDFVDFNENGICFTEESLLEKELLELIEENKALLPQRTREIFELNKEQQLSYKEIAQKLSISEKTAKKQVHNALRYLRTKLSTLLFFIFFILFSNF, encoded by the coding sequence TTGAACAATAGGTATACAGCATTGGACGATAAAGCGCTTGTAGCGCTGATCAACAAGGGGGAGCACCGTGCCTTTGAAGAATTGTTTCATCGGCATAAGCTTGTATTGTATCGACATGCATACCGCATGATTGCCGATACGGAACTCTGCAATGATATTATACAAGAGGTTTTTTTAGCGGTCTGGGCTAAACACACGCAATGGACCGTCAGCAGCACTCCGCTAGCTTACCTGTATCAAGCCGTTCGCAATAAAGTGCTCGATCATATCAGCCATGAAAAGGTGGTATCGCGCTACATGCATGATTTTGTTGATTTTAATGAAAATGGAATCTGTTTTACGGAAGAATCACTACTGGAAAAGGAACTTCTTGAACTGATCGAAGAAAATAAAGCGCTGCTACCGCAAAGGACGCGCGAAATATTTGAACTAAACAAGGAACAGCAACTCTCCTACAAAGAAATTGCACAAAAACTATCCATATCAGAAAAAACGGCAAAAAAACAAGTGCATAATGCCTTACGTTATTTACGCACGAAGCTTAGCACCTTGCTCTTTTTTATTTTTTTTATACTTTTTTCAAATTTTTAG
- a CDS encoding FecR family protein, translating to MDKKDIAQLLQRYRNGEQLSSAEKQWLDSFYVYYAKKSTAQIADHDLDQQLVTVAATIKRGMSTGSKLKSMYRLAYAAAAVLAILSFGYYFGIGPFKQQQEVQLANGEMRQVVLEDGTKITLNASSKLIYPKSFKDADRREVTLTGEAYFDVAKNPNKPFLIHTPRMEIRVLGTSFNVRDYQNEQQAATALVHGRVEIWEAGKTTEKFILKPQEKFVLAESTLAESANTSAARRENTPLTKTRPAAVSVQPFTISEADGNAVETEWMFKRITIKDETLTQIALRLERMYGVKISINDKAVADQIYSATFDNERIEDVLKGLQTVAPFRYKKDAKANIEIYP from the coding sequence ATGGATAAAAAAGACATCGCGCAACTGCTTCAACGATATCGCAACGGCGAACAATTGAGTTCTGCTGAAAAGCAATGGCTTGATAGCTTTTATGTGTATTATGCCAAAAAATCGACAGCGCAGATTGCTGATCACGATCTTGATCAGCAGTTGGTTACGGTAGCGGCAACAATTAAGCGTGGTATGTCTACGGGCAGTAAGCTAAAAAGCATGTATAGATTAGCCTATGCGGCAGCAGCGGTACTCGCCATTCTATCATTTGGTTATTATTTTGGTATCGGTCCGTTTAAACAGCAGCAGGAAGTGCAACTGGCAAATGGAGAAATGCGGCAGGTCGTTTTGGAAGACGGCACCAAAATCACGCTCAACGCTTCCAGCAAACTCATCTACCCAAAATCATTCAAAGATGCTGATCGTCGGGAAGTAACGCTGACAGGTGAAGCGTATTTTGATGTGGCCAAGAATCCGAATAAGCCTTTTCTTATCCACACGCCGCGCATGGAAATTCGGGTGTTGGGAACGTCTTTTAACGTGCGTGATTACCAAAACGAGCAGCAGGCAGCGACAGCACTTGTTCATGGTCGGGTCGAAATCTGGGAAGCGGGCAAAACCACCGAAAAATTCATTCTAAAACCGCAAGAAAAATTTGTACTGGCCGAGTCAACACTTGCCGAGTCAGCAAACACTTCCGCAGCTCGACGGGAAAACACACCGCTAACGAAAACCCGACCGGCCGCAGTATCTGTCCAGCCATTTACCATTTCGGAGGCCGATGGCAACGCGGTGGAAACCGAATGGATGTTTAAGCGCATCACGATCAAAGATGAAACCTTAACACAAATCGCCCTACGGCTTGAACGGATGTATGGCGTCAAGATCAGTATCAATGACAAAGCCGTTGCCGATCAAATTTACTCGGCTACATTTGACAATGAGCGCATTGAAGATGTCCTTAAAGGGCTCCAAACGGTTGCGCCGTTTCGATACAAAAAGGATGCAAAAGCAAACATCGAAATATACCCATAG
- a CDS encoding SusC/RagA family TonB-linked outer membrane protein — MNNKLPKLTKTARLALLLSCLSTLDVSGYAYSQTEKLDISIRNGQLEDVFKTINEHSKYKMFFSKNLLPNTTINLVGKQLTVKEVLSRSLQGSDLTWELMNNDIIAIKEKSKQQARVSGQVVNENGTPLAGVSVLIKDYRKLDYRNTQTSTATDVNGIWGMLLADPDVTLIFSFVGYQKLEIPAKQLLENSTPIKLQPEKGSLEEVVVIGYGTTTRRLNTGAVASITAKDIETQPVSNPLASLSGRMPGVLIAQNNGVPGSAVQIQIRNQASLSGTTSGSIPLYVIDGVPFTNFNGGAPATDNLNSFGISGSAGGLSPFSMINPADIERIDILKDADATAIYGSRGANGVVLITTKKGKAGSTRIGVNFNTGITEVNRFIPMLNLEEYLALRKEAFANDGVTPTAANAPDLTVWDQNTATDWQKLLIGNTGRITDVQANLSGGNEYTRFFFNSGYRKETTVFYGDSQNARFSSRLNLDHRSSDGKFNAALSVSYANDASDMPSSDVTSLYNLAPNYPRYNENGTYYWLPSSFGINNPLAMLERKYIGKTNNLISNANLSYKIMPGLTAKANFGYTITQLQQNNQTPSTSVNNTVATTLGSSSFSNTKAQNWIIEPTLDYIKTIGQGKLTALVGTSFQQNSSASQTTNGTNYSNDALLGSLNAAGLFTANNNLVYYKYNAVFGKLNYDWKEKYLINGTFRRDGSSRFGPKNRFGNFGAVGVSWIFSKESFIEDNIDFLSFGKLRASFGTTGNDQISNYLYLQLYSSSTAYLGNATMNLLTLPNEYIHWETTKKVDFAVDLGFFKDRILFTANYFRNRSGDQITSAAMPTQTGYNSYTTNLPAVIQNTGLELELNSTNIASRDFTWKTSTNFTFFQNKLLEFPGLEQSFYASSYIVGEPINLIRLYNYQGVDPATGRATYEDRNGDGIINNDDRYVADIGTPFYGGFNNTFSYKGFDLGVFFQFNHRFGVTKILNTRPGALVNQNDYWLGRWTAENSTSDIPGATATASTPLYASYNQYSSSNAVYGDASYIKLRSVNLAYHLPSSWISKAKMANCSVFVQGQNLFTWAKNKYVLDTETTVQGGPSGLGTGTIGQVLPPLRTIVFGFNCQF; from the coding sequence ATGAATAATAAATTACCTAAACTGACCAAAACAGCGAGGTTAGCCTTGCTATTATCCTGCTTAAGCACCTTGGATGTTTCAGGATATGCTTACTCTCAAACCGAAAAATTGGATATTTCTATTCGAAATGGCCAATTAGAAGATGTTTTCAAGACCATCAATGAGCACAGTAAGTACAAGATGTTCTTCAGCAAAAACTTACTGCCCAACACGACGATCAACCTTGTTGGCAAGCAACTCACGGTAAAAGAGGTGTTGAGCCGATCATTGCAGGGCAGTGACCTGACCTGGGAACTGATGAACAACGACATTATCGCGATCAAAGAAAAATCGAAGCAGCAAGCGCGCGTCAGCGGGCAGGTGGTCAATGAAAACGGTACGCCGCTAGCCGGTGTGTCGGTGCTGATCAAAGACTACCGAAAGCTGGATTATCGTAACACGCAAACCAGCACCGCAACCGACGTAAACGGCATTTGGGGCATGCTGTTGGCTGATCCGGATGTGACGCTGATTTTTTCTTTCGTGGGTTATCAAAAATTGGAAATTCCGGCCAAACAATTGCTGGAAAATAGCACGCCAATTAAATTACAACCTGAAAAAGGCAGTTTGGAAGAGGTTGTCGTCATCGGTTACGGCACCACGACGCGCCGATTAAATACCGGTGCAGTAGCTTCCATTACGGCAAAAGATATCGAAACACAGCCCGTTAGCAATCCGCTTGCCAGCCTATCCGGCCGAATGCCCGGTGTGTTGATTGCACAAAACAACGGTGTGCCGGGCAGTGCCGTGCAAATACAGATCAGAAATCAAGCTTCGCTAAGCGGCACCACATCGGGCTCCATTCCGCTTTACGTTATCGATGGCGTTCCGTTCACCAATTTTAACGGTGGCGCACCTGCTACAGATAACCTCAATTCTTTCGGCATTTCGGGTTCAGCGGGCGGACTGAGTCCGTTTAGCATGATCAATCCCGCAGATATCGAGCGTATTGACATTTTGAAAGATGCCGATGCTACGGCTATTTATGGTAGCCGGGGCGCTAACGGCGTCGTGTTGATCACCACGAAAAAAGGCAAAGCTGGCAGCACCCGCATTGGGGTAAACTTTAACACCGGTATCACAGAAGTTAATCGCTTTATCCCGATGTTGAATCTCGAAGAATACCTGGCCTTACGCAAAGAAGCTTTTGCCAATGATGGCGTTACGCCAACGGCGGCCAACGCGCCCGATCTTACCGTTTGGGATCAAAATACGGCCACCGATTGGCAGAAACTTCTGATCGGCAACACGGGACGCATTACCGATGTGCAAGCTAACCTATCGGGAGGAAACGAGTATACACGCTTCTTTTTCAATTCGGGTTACCGGAAAGAAACTACCGTATTTTATGGCGATAGCCAAAATGCTCGTTTTTCTTCCCGCTTAAACCTGGATCACCGTTCCAGCGATGGTAAATTCAATGCGGCCTTATCGGTAAGCTATGCCAATGATGCGTCCGATATGCCGAGTTCTGACGTGACATCGCTTTATAACCTGGCGCCCAACTACCCGCGCTACAATGAAAACGGCACCTATTACTGGCTGCCATCATCATTTGGGATCAATAACCCGCTTGCCATGCTGGAACGTAAGTATATCGGCAAAACCAACAATCTGATATCCAATGCAAACCTTAGCTACAAAATTATGCCGGGTTTGACCGCAAAAGCTAATTTTGGCTACACCATTACGCAATTGCAGCAAAACAACCAAACGCCATCCACCAGTGTAAATAATACGGTGGCTACCACGCTGGGCTCATCTTCGTTTTCCAATACCAAAGCACAAAACTGGATTATCGAACCGACTTTAGATTATATCAAAACCATCGGCCAGGGCAAGCTTACGGCATTGGTCGGTACCAGCTTTCAGCAAAACTCCTCTGCATCGCAGACCACCAACGGCACCAACTACAGTAACGACGCGCTGCTCGGATCGTTGAATGCGGCGGGTTTGTTTACCGCCAACAACAACCTCGTTTACTATAAATACAATGCCGTGTTTGGTAAGTTGAACTACGACTGGAAAGAGAAATACCTAATTAACGGTACATTCCGTCGTGACGGATCATCGCGGTTTGGACCGAAAAACCGCTTTGGTAATTTCGGCGCGGTGGGTGTAAGTTGGATATTTTCGAAGGAAAGCTTTATAGAAGACAACATCGATTTCTTAAGTTTTGGTAAGCTTCGTGCCAGTTTTGGTACAACCGGGAATGATCAGATATCGAACTACCTCTATTTACAACTGTATTCCTCATCCACCGCTTATCTGGGCAATGCGACGATGAATCTACTGACCTTACCTAACGAGTATATTCATTGGGAGACGACGAAAAAGGTAGACTTTGCTGTAGACCTAGGTTTTTTCAAAGACCGTATCCTATTTACCGCAAACTACTTCCGTAATCGATCAGGCGATCAAATTACGTCAGCGGCTATGCCTACACAAACGGGTTACAACAGCTATACCACCAATCTGCCGGCCGTGATACAAAATACCGGACTGGAACTGGAATTGAACAGCACCAACATTGCCAGTCGCGATTTTACGTGGAAAACATCGACTAACTTTACCTTTTTCCAAAACAAACTGTTGGAATTTCCGGGGCTAGAACAATCGTTTTACGCCAGCAGCTACATTGTTGGCGAACCCATCAACCTCATCCGGCTATACAACTATCAGGGCGTTGATCCGGCAACGGGGCGCGCGACGTATGAAGATCGCAACGGTGATGGCATCATTAACAATGATGACCGTTATGTAGCGGATATCGGCACGCCTTTTTACGGTGGTTTTAACAATACGTTTTCCTACAAAGGTTTTGATCTGGGCGTATTTTTTCAATTTAATCACCGTTTTGGCGTTACCAAAATCCTGAACACGCGGCCTGGTGCACTGGTTAACCAAAACGACTATTGGCTAGGCCGATGGACGGCTGAAAATAGCACTTCTGATATCCCGGGTGCAACTGCAACCGCCAGCACGCCTTTATACGCTTCTTACAATCAGTACAGCAGCTCTAATGCGGTTTATGGCGATGCTTCATACATCAAACTGCGCTCTGTTAATTTAGCATATCATTTGCCATCCAGCTGGATATCAAAAGCCAAAATGGCTAATTGCAGCGTTTTCGTACAAGGGCAAAATCTCTTTACCTGGGCAAAAAACAAATATGTACTCGATACAGAGACCACCGTACAAGGCGGGCCATCGGGGCTGGGGACCGGCACCATCGGCCAAGTATTGCCGCCGCTCAGAACAATCGTTTTTGGATTTAACTGTCAATTTTAA
- a CDS encoding RagB/SusD family nutrient uptake outer membrane protein has protein sequence MKNIRYKHILPIALLSSALLATSCEKFVELGAPPTQVLLDDAFSTDASARSVILGLYVSTVNTNISGTTTFYSGIAADDLQYNAADASLLEFANNGLLNTNSYVNNLWANLYQLVKNTNNSIVGLERSATLTPAVKDQLIGEAKFMRAYAYLYLVNLYGDVPLHLKSDLEIFDEASLGRTAVDAVYSQITADLLDAESKLAAAYEGTFRARVNKHAASALLARVYLYRGDYANAEIYASKVLQESMYSLPAATSNFTNTSTEIIFQLANLSGITVFATNYITLPTVIPAYSLPNAVYDSFETTPTVDLRKTTWVSPKTVSNKAYYAITKYKATAGTGNEYHVVLRLAEQYLIRAEARANRNNLSGAKADIDAVRSRAGLSALPANLTQAQLLSAIETERLHEFFGEYAHRWLDLKRTNRATAVLSPVKANWQATDVLFPIPNAQIVVNGNLTQNPGYND, from the coding sequence ATGAAAAATATACGTTATAAACATATACTACCCATAGCTTTGCTTTCCAGCGCGCTACTCGCTACATCTTGCGAAAAATTTGTAGAACTTGGCGCTCCGCCAACGCAGGTGCTTTTAGACGATGCATTCAGCACCGACGCCTCGGCGCGCAGCGTTATCTTAGGACTTTATGTTTCCACCGTCAATACCAATATATCGGGCACGACAACTTTTTATTCGGGCATTGCAGCTGATGACCTGCAGTATAACGCCGCAGATGCCAGCTTGCTGGAATTTGCCAACAATGGCTTGTTGAATACCAACAGCTATGTCAATAATCTGTGGGCCAATCTCTATCAATTGGTAAAAAACACCAACAATAGCATTGTCGGTTTGGAAAGGTCGGCCACGCTCACGCCAGCGGTCAAAGATCAGTTAATCGGTGAAGCCAAATTTATGCGCGCCTACGCTTATCTATATCTGGTCAATCTCTACGGTGATGTGCCTTTGCATTTGAAGAGCGATCTGGAAATATTTGACGAAGCATCTCTGGGCAGGACAGCCGTGGATGCGGTGTACAGTCAAATAACCGCCGATCTGCTGGATGCCGAAAGTAAACTTGCAGCAGCCTACGAGGGCACCTTTCGTGCGCGTGTGAACAAGCACGCCGCTAGTGCATTACTCGCACGCGTTTACCTTTATCGGGGCGATTACGCAAATGCGGAAATCTATGCATCCAAAGTATTGCAAGAGAGCATGTATAGTCTCCCTGCTGCGACAAGCAACTTTACGAATACCAGCACCGAAATCATTTTTCAGCTGGCCAACCTCAGTGGTATCACCGTGTTTGCAACAAACTATATAACGCTCCCGACAGTTATTCCTGCTTACAGCCTACCCAATGCCGTTTACGACAGCTTTGAAACAACGCCAACCGTTGATCTTCGGAAAACAACCTGGGTGAGTCCGAAAACGGTATCTAACAAAGCATATTATGCCATTACCAAATATAAAGCTACGGCAGGCACGGGCAATGAATACCACGTGGTTTTACGCTTAGCCGAACAATACCTTATCCGTGCAGAAGCACGCGCCAACCGGAATAATCTAAGCGGTGCAAAAGCAGATATTGACGCGGTACGTTCTCGTGCCGGTCTGAGCGCATTGCCTGCCAACCTCACACAAGCACAACTGCTTTCGGCGATTGAAACCGAGCGTTTGCATGAGTTTTTTGGCGAATATGCGCACCGTTGGTTGGATTTGAAAAGAACCAATCGGGCTACAGCCGTGTTATCGCCGGTCAAAGCCAACTGGCAAGCTACGGATGTACTTTTCCCCATTCCGAATGCGCAAATCGTAGTCAACGGGAATCTTACACAAAATCCGGGATACAACGATTAA
- a CDS encoding TlpA disulfide reductase family protein, whose protein sequence is MKKNLLALLTLTVSLSYAQQKQPDLFQRYRPILEKGTLAQKDSLANVLFSNAKNFKTEEEYRSTINILRALANEDKMEALSSIAKKKYPKGSLTRDAYITDVFYNAEGSAAKEKAYREVTKKWPVKNFPEQELTYDYLLANLAGTLAKEGKSTEAVTYLGQMQERFWRGNGYLPVGQTLLAAGDTTAAAPLLKTAMDDAYYYISLPEAEKDNKARFASMGYASSMSSYVGILVNRGSYAEALDLIEKAMTVAPAQADGLATVYYKSLMGTGRKLEAYNVLTKLYAKGQFNVEDDLKQLYAELNGSMRGYERFNATLKQELVESIQKHIKEMETYKVAPSFELLNLKGEKVSLASLKGKVVVLDFWATWCQPCIRSFPGMQAAQAEYKDDADVQFLFINTWERDKEYKKNVVSFIEKHNYPFEVLYDDQKDPQTGQVMAGKFGVQGIPAKFIIDAEGNIRYFLTGSTPNVDYIKLEMKELIEAAKKPYKAPSAS, encoded by the coding sequence ATGAAAAAGAACCTTCTAGCACTACTCACATTAACCGTGAGTTTGAGCTATGCACAACAAAAGCAGCCGGACCTATTCCAACGGTATCGCCCTATTTTGGAAAAAGGAACGCTTGCACAAAAAGATTCGCTGGCCAACGTGCTTTTCAGCAACGCCAAAAACTTCAAGACCGAAGAAGAATATCGAAGCACGATCAACATCCTTCGGGCGTTGGCAAATGAAGATAAAATGGAAGCGCTAAGTAGCATCGCCAAGAAAAAATATCCGAAAGGCAGCTTGACGCGAGATGCCTACATTACCGATGTATTCTATAATGCGGAAGGTAGCGCTGCCAAAGAAAAAGCGTATCGCGAAGTGACCAAGAAATGGCCCGTGAAAAACTTCCCGGAGCAAGAGCTTACCTATGACTATTTACTTGCCAATTTGGCCGGAACATTAGCCAAAGAAGGAAAGTCGACAGAAGCGGTGACTTACCTTGGGCAAATGCAGGAGCGCTTTTGGCGCGGCAACGGCTACCTTCCTGTAGGACAAACCTTATTGGCAGCTGGCGATACAACAGCCGCAGCTCCTTTGCTAAAAACAGCGATGGACGATGCTTATTACTACATCAGCCTGCCGGAAGCAGAGAAAGACAATAAAGCACGATTTGCATCCATGGGCTACGCCAGCAGTATGTCGTCTTACGTGGGTATTTTGGTAAACCGCGGATCGTATGCCGAAGCGCTCGATCTTATCGAAAAAGCGATGACCGTAGCGCCAGCGCAAGCCGACGGTTTAGCTACCGTATACTACAAATCGTTGATGGGTACAGGCCGCAAACTGGAGGCCTACAATGTTCTGACAAAACTTTACGCCAAAGGACAGTTTAACGTAGAAGATGATTTAAAGCAATTGTATGCCGAGCTTAACGGTTCTATGCGCGGTTACGAGCGTTTTAATGCAACTTTAAAACAGGAATTAGTCGAGTCTATCCAGAAACACATCAAAGAGATGGAGACCTACAAAGTAGCACCTTCGTTTGAGCTTCTTAACTTGAAAGGCGAGAAAGTAAGCTTGGCGAGCTTAAAAGGCAAGGTGGTGGTGCTTGATTTCTGGGCTACCTGGTGCCAGCCTTGTATTCGCTCTTTTCCGGGTATGCAAGCTGCACAAGCGGAGTACAAAGACGATGCAGATGTACAATTCTTGTTTATCAACACCTGGGAACGCGACAAGGAGTACAAGAAAAATGTCGTTTCGTTTATCGAAAAACACAACTATCCGTTTGAAGTATTGTATGACGATCAAAAAGACCCACAAACAGGACAGGTGATGGCTGGCAAGTTTGGCGTACAAGGTATTCCGGCTAAATTTATCATTGATGCCGAAGGTAACATTCGTTATTTCTTAACTGGATCTACACCTAACGTCGATTATATCAAACTGGAAATGAAAGAATTGATTGAAGCTGCGAAGAAACCATATAAGGCGCCATCGGCCTCATAA
- a CDS encoding PepSY-associated TM helix domain-containing protein, with translation MKREKIRKSTFRRVNDWLHLWLGLVSGIVVFIVSLTGCFYAFQQEIKDVLEPWRFVEAQDKPYVPPSVLLDTAAHYMPGVQPTGLTYSHAEGAAAVGYLMEEAGNSRFSVVFMNPYTGGFLKQQTTLGGDEFDFFQFVIDGHRALWLPYDIGRPIVGVFTLIFVLLLISGLVMWWPKKWNKANKDKSFKIRWRGKFKRVNYDLHNVFGFYSLIFALILAVTGLVWSFSWFEKAIYFVTSAGIIKQAHTHPHSDVQQKENAWEGDMSPLDKAWYLTLEKDQQVEGMYMTPILHDEDDPIEVLVYHDRGTFYNHNEYFYDRYSLQPLEQDGSIYRTASVADKLSHMNYDIHIGAIGGFPGKLFAFLISLLCASLPVTGFLVWFNKKYR, from the coding sequence ATGAAAAGAGAGAAAATTAGAAAAAGCACGTTTAGACGGGTAAATGACTGGCTGCATCTTTGGCTAGGACTCGTTTCAGGCATCGTCGTTTTTATTGTTAGTTTAACAGGTTGCTTCTATGCATTTCAACAGGAGATAAAAGATGTGCTGGAACCTTGGCGTTTTGTGGAAGCGCAAGATAAACCCTATGTTCCGCCCAGTGTTTTACTGGATACGGCGGCACATTATATGCCCGGTGTGCAGCCTACGGGCTTGACTTATAGTCATGCAGAAGGCGCAGCAGCAGTAGGCTATCTTATGGAAGAAGCTGGCAACAGTCGTTTTTCGGTTGTTTTTATGAATCCTTACACGGGTGGTTTTTTAAAGCAGCAGACAACCCTTGGTGGCGATGAATTTGATTTTTTTCAGTTTGTGATCGACGGTCACCGTGCACTCTGGTTGCCCTATGACATTGGTCGGCCTATTGTAGGTGTATTTACGCTGATTTTTGTTCTACTTCTTATCAGTGGCCTTGTGATGTGGTGGCCAAAGAAGTGGAATAAAGCCAACAAGGATAAAAGTTTTAAGATAAGATGGCGCGGTAAATTTAAGCGAGTCAATTATGACCTGCACAATGTGTTTGGATTTTACAGCCTGATTTTCGCCTTGATATTAGCCGTCACGGGTTTGGTGTGGAGTTTTTCATGGTTTGAAAAAGCGATTTACTTCGTTACATCTGCTGGCATTATAAAACAAGCGCATACCCATCCGCATTCTGATGTTCAGCAAAAAGAAAACGCATGGGAAGGCGATATGTCGCCATTGGACAAAGCCTGGTATCTTACGCTGGAAAAAGATCAGCAAGTAGAAGGCATGTACATGACGCCCATTTTACATGACGAGGATGATCCTATTGAAGTGTTGGTATATCATGATCGCGGAACTTTTTATAATCATAACGAATATTTCTACGATCGATACAGTTTACAACCCCTGGAGCAAGATGGCAGCATATACCGCACGGCTTCCGTTGCTGATAAACTCTCGCATATGAACTACGATATACATATTGGCGCCATTGGTGGTTTTCCTGGTAAATTATTTGCTTTTCTTATTAGTTTGCTGTGTGCGAGTTTGCCAGTTACTGGTTTTTTGGTTTGGTTTAATAAAAAGTATAGGTAG